The DNA segment TTTCTAATTGGGAAACACGGTATAAGCCTGGCTCTATTCACGGATCCACTGTTCCTTTTTCCTGTCATCGGAACTCTGTATTTCTCCCTTCTCCAACTTACCCGAGGTATAATAGTCAAGATTTCACATATTGTGTTCTTGTTTATCATCAGTGCAGTAGGGATTACTGATGATCCCAATTCGGTTTACGGCCTGGGGTTCATGCTTATGTGCATTTATCTATTGTATAAATATGGATACCTGCACAGCCACTTCGTGGCGAAGAGCATAGGCCTCATGGCCGTGGTGTATGCCCTGATCTTGACTTCTATTCTCGGAAAAACCCATGTGAGCATAGGGTTGAATGTTATGGCCTTTGTCCTGTTTTTCTTTGTTGCCTTCTTCCTTGGCGAATGGCAGTGGATTCAGACCCTCCGTCAACGGGATAAGGACTACAAACAGCGCATTCAGGCAATGTCCGGGGAGCCGATTGATCTTGAGGCCCTCAAATTTACTAAACGTGAGATTGATGTTGGCCGGTACCTCATCCATTTCCAGGAAACGGATAAAGAAATCGCCTGGCGGATGCAGGTATCACCCGACACGGTGCGGAATCACCTGAAATCCATGCGGCGCAAGGCGGGGGTCGGTACGAAGCAGCAACTCATCGAGAAGATACGTTGGTACTACGGGCACGAAGATTCCCCGGATTCCACTATTTCTTAACAGCCCACCGTACCCCGGAACTGAAACCACAGCAGCCTCGCCATGAACTGGGCCGGGACCCTCGGTCGGCGAGTCTCTACCGGTTGGCCCGATCCCGGGGCTGGGCCAGTGGTTTTACTGAACGGTAAATCCGCCGTCAATCATCATCGTATGGCCCTGGAGGAAATCCGGAGCCTCACTAAGCAGCCATAGGGCGGCTCGGGCGATTTCCTCGGGCTCGCCGATGCGTCCGATGGGATGCCCCTTGTTGTACATCCGTTCCTTCTCGGCATTACCCTGGGTACTCCGGTAAAAGATATCGGTACGCACCGAACCCGGGGCGACGGCGTTTATTCGAATCCCCTTGGAAGCAAACTCTAGAGCC comes from the Spirochaeta lutea genome and includes:
- a CDS encoding helix-turn-helix transcriptional regulator, which gives rise to MEKRINILFIGFGLIVTLTNNLFLIGKHGISLALFTDPLFLFPVIGTLYFSLLQLTRGIIVKISHIVFLFIISAVGITDDPNSVYGLGFMLMCIYLLYKYGYLHSHFVAKSIGLMAVVYALILTSILGKTHVSIGLNVMAFVLFFFVAFFLGEWQWIQTLRQRDKDYKQRIQAMSGEPIDLEALKFTKREIDVGRYLIHFQETDKEIAWRMQVSPDTVRNHLKSMRRKAGVGTKQQLIEKIRWYYGHEDSPDSTIS